In one Agathobacter rectalis ATCC 33656 genomic region, the following are encoded:
- a CDS encoding transketolase family protein — translation MSEVKKIATRVSYGNALVELAKEHDDVYVLDADLAAATQTAIFKKEFPDRHIDCGIAECNMMGIAAGLAATGKVPFASSFAMFAAGRAFEQVRNSIGYPHLNVKIGATHAGISVGEDGATHQCNEDIALMRAIPGMVVINPSDDIEARAAVKAAYEHEGPVYMRFGRLATPIINDNAEYKFEIGKGVTLREGTDVAIIATGLCVAESLAAAEKLAADGVNAKVINIHTIKPLDEELVVAAAKECGRVVTVEEHSVIGGLGAAVCETLSRKAPTPVKTIGIQDCFGESGPAVALLKKYGLDAEGIYASVKDFL, via the coding sequence ATGTCAGAAGTAAAGAAAATCGCCACACGTGTCAGCTACGGAAATGCACTTGTAGAGCTTGCAAAGGAGCACGATGATGTATATGTTCTTGATGCTGACCTTGCGGCTGCCACACAGACAGCCATCTTCAAAAAGGAATTTCCAGATCGTCACATAGACTGTGGAATCGCAGAGTGCAACATGATGGGCATTGCTGCGGGACTTGCGGCTACGGGAAAGGTGCCATTTGCCAGTTCATTTGCCATGTTTGCGGCAGGTCGTGCGTTTGAGCAGGTGAGAAACTCTATTGGATATCCTCATCTCAATGTGAAAATCGGTGCGACACACGCTGGTATTTCGGTAGGAGAGGATGGAGCCACCCACCAGTGCAACGAGGATATTGCACTCATGAGAGCAATTCCAGGCATGGTTGTAATAAACCCAAGTGATGATATAGAGGCAAGAGCCGCCGTGAAGGCAGCCTATGAGCATGAGGGCCCTGTATACATGAGGTTTGGCCGTCTTGCAACACCGATAATAAATGACAATGCAGAGTATAAATTTGAAATCGGAAAGGGTGTTACACTCCGTGAGGGCACGGATGTAGCTATCATAGCTACAGGTCTGTGCGTGGCAGAGTCACTTGCAGCGGCAGAAAAGCTTGCAGCAGATGGCGTAAATGCAAAGGTCATAAATATACACACTATCAAGCCTCTTGATGAGGAGCTTGTTGTAGCTGCAGCAAAGGAATGCGGCAGGGTGGTTACCGTGGAGGAGCACTCTGTAATAGGCGGACTTGGAGCCGCGGTATGTGAGACACTTTCGCGTAAGGCTCCAACACCGGTAAAGACAATAGGCATACAGGACTGCTTTGGTGAGTCAGGTCCGGCTGTAGCTTTGCTTAAAAAATACGGACTTGATGCAGAGGGCATTTATGCATCAGTGAAGGATTTTTTATAA